Proteins from one Pantoea cypripedii genomic window:
- a CDS encoding type II toxin-antitoxin system YafO family toxin, with protein MALTAEYSQVTWDGFFQPTFADYPDLEYQLKAEFITYKSTGAPSNLLGRDAPFDFPPFAVDANVQHIHVNLHFQLTWNARQENYNRTSNHYLVYTEHMWENGRFLLMGLITPAHERMPARDTRLLKYFSDIAEDFHAS; from the coding sequence ATGGCATTAACGGCTGAATATAGTCAGGTTACATGGGATGGATTTTTCCAGCCCACGTTTGCCGATTACCCGGACCTCGAATATCAACTCAAAGCCGAGTTCATCACGTATAAATCAACTGGTGCCCCTTCCAACTTGCTTGGTCGAGATGCACCCTTTGACTTTCCACCCTTTGCGGTTGATGCGAACGTTCAGCATATCCACGTCAATCTGCACTTCCAACTGACCTGGAACGCCAGACAAGAAAACTACAACCGAACCTCTAATCACTATCTCGTCTATACCGAACACATGTGGGAGAACGGCCGTTTTTTACTGATGGGTCTGATAACACCAGCTCACGAACGTATGCCTGCCAGAGACACTCGATTACTTAAATATTTTTCAGACATTGCAGAAGACTTTCACGCCTCTTAA
- the ssb gene encoding single-stranded DNA-binding protein, producing the protein MAERGVNKVILVGFLGQDPEMHYIPNGGAVANLSLATSETWRDKQNGAIREKTEWHRVAVFGKLAEIAGEYLRKGVQVYIEGQLRTRSWQDNSGVTRYATEIIVGPGGSMQLLGGRREAERPLSQGSQTGEQSQASAPVGTPQKPAGTGKKRTRSKKESPSSGMLPLPPQGEWPSQDELDGIPF; encoded by the coding sequence ATGGCAGAACGTGGCGTTAACAAAGTGATTCTGGTCGGTTTCCTCGGGCAGGACCCGGAGATGCATTACATACCGAACGGCGGAGCAGTGGCAAACCTGTCACTGGCAACCTCTGAGACCTGGCGGGATAAGCAGAACGGGGCGATCCGGGAGAAAACCGAATGGCACCGCGTGGCGGTGTTCGGAAAGCTGGCAGAGATTGCCGGGGAGTATCTGCGCAAAGGTGTGCAGGTCTATATCGAAGGCCAGCTGCGTACCCGTAGCTGGCAGGACAACAGCGGTGTGACCCGCTATGCCACTGAAATCATTGTTGGTCCGGGCGGTTCAATGCAGCTGCTGGGTGGGCGTCGTGAAGCAGAACGGCCATTGTCACAAGGATCTCAGACTGGTGAACAGTCTCAGGCCTCTGCACCTGTGGGCACCCCGCAAAAACCCGCAGGCACCGGAAAGAAACGTACCCGAAGCAAAAAGGAATCGCCGTCATCAGGCATGCTGCCACTGCCGCCGCAGGGGGAGTGGCCTTCACAGGATGAACTGGACGGCATTCCGTTCTGA
- a CDS encoding ParB/RepB/Spo0J family partition protein, which produces MSLAKSKPETTVKSSRRKSQDAVSETLVTALDNIQIRYAAYSQLFVGDINCRRIPHTDEEIRGYASSISAVGLLNNLIVVACDDGRLDVVAGGGRLKAIGLLVDEGKVNPEDPWIAYKVIPRELARAVSLTENGKRKEMHPSEQIAGFRGLVDEGKTLAQIADLLGYSSRHVQRMLKLAELAPAILEALAQDTITTEHCQALALENDTDRQMQVYEAASRQSWNGKPEVRVIRAIITDSEVSTDCDKFRFAGKDAFSPHEIRTDLFSDEQGGYVDALALDTAVLEKLQIIAEGICEAEGWAWNSARMNAVSSYGDDAKSYRMQVPLEAALTPDERLRIDELQMMDDETGNDAVEAEIASIKCAAKIRGWTAEQKAECGVVVSWHYGEIRVQRGMMKCEQEDIEEQKIRQLSQRDPENTVSASLLTKMSSERTLAVQAALMQQPERAIPLLAWTLCSGIFAGGTYSNPFKINLECGHAALTASAPTGKNGIAWQALMAEHTRLAALLPEGWERDCTTFFSLPDSDLLSLLSLCTAFSLNGVQNCTGRSTLDALETAIGFHLRDWWHPTKENFFSHMPKSQIAAALSDAELPDAACEVVKMKKGDAAEHAESLMAGNRWVPGWMKSPDSTAKEEETGAEMAGTG; this is translated from the coding sequence ATGTCACTGGCGAAGTCTAAACCGGAAACAACCGTAAAATCCAGCCGCAGGAAAAGTCAGGATGCGGTCTCTGAAACGCTGGTTACGGCGCTTGATAATATTCAGATACGTTACGCCGCTTACTCGCAGCTGTTTGTTGGTGATATCAACTGCCGCCGCATACCGCACACTGATGAAGAAATTCGCGGATATGCCAGCAGTATTTCTGCGGTGGGTCTTCTGAATAACCTTATTGTTGTGGCATGTGATGACGGGCGTCTGGATGTGGTCGCCGGTGGTGGTCGCCTGAAAGCGATTGGCCTGCTGGTCGATGAAGGGAAAGTGAATCCTGAAGATCCCTGGATTGCCTATAAAGTCATTCCCCGCGAGCTGGCCCGTGCCGTTTCCCTGACGGAAAACGGTAAGCGTAAGGAGATGCATCCTTCGGAGCAGATTGCGGGGTTCCGTGGCCTTGTCGATGAAGGGAAAACACTGGCGCAGATTGCCGATCTGCTGGGATACAGCAGCCGTCATGTCCAGCGCATGCTGAAGCTTGCAGAACTTGCTCCGGCCATTCTTGAGGCGCTGGCGCAGGATACGATCACTACTGAACACTGTCAGGCGCTGGCGCTGGAAAATGACACCGACCGACAGATGCAGGTTTATGAAGCTGCCAGTCGGCAGAGCTGGAACGGTAAACCGGAGGTCCGTGTGATCCGGGCGATCATCACGGACAGTGAAGTCAGTACCGACTGTGACAAGTTTCGCTTTGCAGGTAAAGACGCGTTCAGCCCGCATGAAATCCGTACCGATCTGTTCAGCGACGAGCAGGGTGGTTATGTTGATGCGCTGGCACTCGATACGGCTGTGCTGGAGAAGTTACAGATTATCGCAGAAGGAATCTGTGAGGCGGAGGGCTGGGCGTGGAATTCAGCACGCATGAATGCCGTTAGCTCTTATGGTGATGACGCAAAATCTTACCGCATGCAGGTTCCTCTGGAAGCCGCATTGACTCCTGATGAGCGGCTGCGTATTGATGAATTACAGATGATGGATGATGAAACTGGCAATGATGCAGTTGAAGCCGAAATCGCATCAATTAAGTGTGCGGCAAAAATCAGAGGATGGACGGCAGAGCAGAAAGCAGAATGTGGTGTTGTGGTTTCCTGGCATTACGGTGAAATACGTGTTCAGCGGGGTATGATGAAATGCGAGCAGGAAGACATCGAAGAACAAAAAATCAGACAACTCAGTCAGCGTGATCCCGAAAATACGGTAAGCGCGTCGTTGCTGACGAAGATGTCCTCTGAACGCACCCTTGCGGTCCAGGCTGCACTTATGCAGCAGCCTGAGCGGGCTATTCCCCTGCTGGCATGGACGCTCTGTTCAGGCATTTTTGCAGGCGGAACTTATAGTAATCCGTTCAAAATAAATCTCGAATGTGGTCACGCGGCACTGACGGCATCAGCGCCAACAGGCAAAAATGGCATCGCCTGGCAGGCGCTGATGGCAGAACATACACGTCTGGCCGCCCTGCTGCCGGAAGGGTGGGAACGGGATTGCACCACCTTCTTTTCGCTCCCGGACAGCGATCTGCTTTCCCTCCTCAGCCTGTGTACAGCATTCAGCCTTAACGGGGTGCAGAACTGTACCGGACGTAGCACGCTGGATGCTCTTGAAACGGCAATCGGGTTTCATCTGCGTGACTGGTGGCATCCGACCAAAGAGAACTTCTTCAGCCATATGCCTAAGTCACAGATTGCAGCGGCTCTCAGTGATGCTGAATTGCCAGATGCTGCCTGTGAGGTGGTCAAAATGAAGAAAGGGGATGCGGCAGAGCATGCGGAGAGCCTTATGGCCGGTAATCGCTGGGTTCCTGGCTGGATGAAGTCACCTGATTCGACTGCGAAGGAAGAGGAAACCGGGGCTGAGATGGCAGGCACCGGCTGA
- a CDS encoding helix-turn-helix domain-containing protein: MKTQSSHNDIFSRRLKDARLRRGLSQKSLGITAGIDEFVASTRINRYENGVHEANLTIASRLAEVLNVPLAYFYAADDNMAKMILLFSELSHKKQDVLLKSLEND; this comes from the coding sequence ATGAAAACACAATCTTCCCACAACGATATTTTCAGTCGGCGACTCAAAGATGCCCGCTTGCGTCGGGGACTGTCTCAAAAGAGCCTCGGTATTACTGCCGGGATAGATGAATTCGTCGCCAGTACACGTATCAATCGGTATGAGAATGGTGTACACGAAGCCAATCTGACAATCGCTTCCCGGTTGGCAGAAGTTTTAAATGTTCCCCTCGCCTACTTCTATGCTGCAGATGACAACATGGCAAAAATGATCCTTTTATTTTCGGAACTCTCACATAAGAAACAGGATGTTCTTCTGAAATCGCTTGAGAATGATTAA
- a CDS encoding helix-turn-helix domain-containing protein: MKKDWHPADIIAGLRKKGTSMAAISREAGLAPSTLANVLKRPWPKGEFLLAEALGIHPSKIWPSRYFDAKGKKIDRSVRVRQKFLPGKFKPAVPGLVDSISQTGKSESFG, translated from the coding sequence ATGAAAAAGGACTGGCATCCAGCAGATATCATCGCTGGCTTAAGAAAGAAGGGGACATCCATGGCGGCGATATCAAGGGAAGCGGGGTTAGCGCCCTCCACCCTGGCAAATGTGTTGAAACGTCCCTGGCCGAAAGGAGAATTTCTTTTGGCTGAAGCATTGGGCATTCATCCGTCGAAAATCTGGCCCAGTCGCTACTTTGATGCAAAAGGTAAGAAGATTGACCGAAGCGTGCGGGTCAGACAGAAATTCCTGCCCGGTAAATTCAAGCCTGCCGTCCCTGGATTGGTTGATAGTATATCTCAAACGGGGAAGTCCGAAAGCTTCGGATAA
- a CDS encoding transposase produces the protein MIVYLKRGSPKASDKGCCCAPLLCPYDRDSGKFRGKRAIWGGRSGLRATLYMAMLSAVRYYPQIKDCYTSLIARGKPKKVAITACIRKFITILNAMFRDQKGWIYS, from the coding sequence TTGATAGTATATCTCAAACGGGGAAGTCCGAAAGCTTCGGATAAAGGATGTTGCTGCGCTCCTCTTTTATGCCCCTATGACAGAGACAGTGGAAAGTTTCGCGGTAAAAGGGCTATCTGGGGCGGCAGATCAGGTCTGCGCGCAACATTGTACATGGCGATGCTTTCAGCGGTTCGATACTATCCTCAGATTAAAGACTGCTACACGTCGCTTATTGCACGTGGAAAACCTAAAAAAGTAGCTATAACAGCCTGCATCAGAAAATTTATTACGATACTGAATGCTATGTTCCGTGATCAAAAGGGGTGGATATATAGCTGA
- a CDS encoding ATP-binding protein, whose translation RYEKASIILTSNKSFTDWGEVFGDHVLATAILDRLLHHSTTVNIKGESYRLKDKRKAGAVPKPAVKEEAEE comes from the coding sequence GCGTTACGAGAAAGCGAGCATCATCCTGACGTCCAACAAGAGCTTCACGGACTGGGGCGAGGTGTTCGGAGATCACGTACTGGCAACGGCGATCCTGGACAGGTTGCTGCATCACTCAACCACAGTGAACATCAAAGGGGAAAGTTACCGTCTTAAAGATAAACGTAAGGCTGGTGCAGTACCAAAACCGGCGGTGAAGGAAGAAGCCGAAGAATAG
- a CDS encoding AEC family transporter gives MINLTSVVHQLSVSVPVFSLIAVGFFFRKIDIFPLEYSKSLTGFVFNLALPVLMFRMMYSASGQNHIEYGLLVAFFGSCFIVFMLGKWIATRVYGHDTVSSSVFALGGIFSNNAFLGIPVAKSLLGDVALPYVATILIFNGLILWTLVTVSIEWGKQGVGSLKGLGKVVLNVFRNPLIIGIFAGFAISVLNITIPPIVDEPIQLIGSACIPVSLVALGINLASYRFNEGLKESSLICFLKLIIQPLVIWALAISIGLPALEAKVAVLMGSLAVGLNVYLMSEQFDALKAATASGMLVSTVGSAFTTPILIVILDSYYR, from the coding sequence ATGATCAACTTAACATCTGTAGTGCATCAGTTATCAGTCTCTGTACCTGTCTTTAGCCTGATTGCTGTTGGATTTTTTTTCAGGAAAATCGACATTTTCCCCCTTGAATACTCCAAATCGCTGACGGGGTTTGTTTTCAATCTGGCGTTGCCAGTATTGATGTTTCGAATGATGTACTCAGCTTCAGGGCAAAACCATATCGAATATGGCTTGCTCGTTGCCTTCTTTGGTAGCTGCTTCATCGTGTTTATGTTGGGTAAATGGATTGCGACCCGCGTTTATGGCCATGACACTGTATCGAGCTCAGTATTTGCTTTGGGTGGAATTTTTTCGAATAACGCCTTTTTAGGTATTCCGGTCGCCAAATCACTTTTAGGTGATGTAGCTCTACCTTATGTTGCAACGATACTGATATTTAACGGATTAATACTTTGGACCCTGGTCACTGTTTCAATTGAATGGGGAAAACAGGGTGTTGGCTCGTTAAAGGGTTTGGGTAAAGTCGTCCTGAACGTCTTCAGAAATCCCCTTATCATTGGCATCTTTGCTGGGTTTGCTATATCCGTACTCAATATCACGATACCCCCGATAGTTGATGAGCCAATTCAACTGATCGGGTCAGCGTGCATCCCCGTTTCTCTTGTTGCCTTAGGCATTAATCTTGCTTCGTACAGATTCAATGAAGGGCTTAAAGAGAGTTCATTGATATGTTTTCTCAAACTGATCATACAACCATTAGTGATATGGGCTCTGGCCATAAGCATAGGACTCCCGGCACTTGAAGCCAAAGTCGCTGTGTTAATGGGATCATTGGCTGTTGGGCTGAATGTCTATCTAATGTCAGAACAGTTTGATGCTCTGAAGGCTGCAACAGCTTCAGGAATGCTGGTTTCAACGGTTGGCTCAGCCTTCACCACACCAATCCTGATTGTCATACTTGACTCGTATTACCGTTGA
- a CDS encoding FadR/GntR family transcriptional regulator, which produces MSQPKTETLKVRTEAAVRQRIEEGAFKTGEKLPTEKQLAIEFGVSRTVIREAIISLRAEGLLRAKHGVGYFVEEKKEDTFPEGQHFFANATRLDALEFRMAVEIYAAGLAAARKSWAQEAKIWDSAREFERVLSSGEATEQSDWTFHRSIAEATNNTAFTAFFDYLGVSVLPRRSLPKNSGEQHITREYLERSISEHKEICEAISRGDVEKAREAMQNHLGKSHMKYSALTDSSDN; this is translated from the coding sequence TTGAGTCAGCCAAAAACCGAGACGTTAAAAGTGCGTACTGAGGCCGCTGTGAGGCAACGTATCGAAGAGGGGGCATTTAAAACGGGTGAAAAGTTGCCAACCGAGAAACAGTTAGCGATCGAGTTTGGTGTTAGCAGAACAGTGATCCGGGAAGCCATTATCAGCTTACGAGCTGAAGGGCTGTTACGGGCTAAGCATGGAGTTGGGTATTTCGTCGAGGAAAAAAAAGAGGATACATTTCCTGAAGGACAACATTTTTTCGCTAATGCAACACGACTTGATGCTCTTGAGTTTCGAATGGCAGTAGAAATTTACGCTGCCGGTCTTGCAGCGGCACGTAAATCCTGGGCCCAGGAAGCGAAGATCTGGGATTCAGCCCGGGAATTCGAAAGAGTACTTTCTTCTGGTGAAGCAACAGAGCAGTCCGACTGGACATTTCACCGGTCCATCGCGGAGGCGACTAACAATACTGCGTTTACAGCTTTTTTTGACTACCTTGGCGTGTCGGTTTTACCACGTCGTTCACTGCCAAAAAATTCAGGTGAACAACACATTACCCGAGAATATTTAGAAAGGTCTATATCTGAGCATAAAGAGATATGTGAAGCCATAAGCCGGGGTGACGTTGAAAAGGCCAGAGAAGCAATGCAAAACCACCTGGGTAAAAGCCACATGAAGTACAGCGCCTTAACTGACTCATCCGACAATTAA
- the solA gene encoding N-methyl-L-tryptophan oxidase encodes MTNALMTLRKEVVVIGLGAMGAAALYQLAKYGSDVLGIDRYTPPHSMGSSHGASRVTREAVGEGPAYVPLVRRTHAIAQELEEKYGRPILIKSGTLIIGSPMQGNTPLHGADDFLAASIEMAEKFDIKHELLDAAEIKARFPQFLKIKDTDRGYFEPDSGYLIPETLIDVQLKAAEEYGAEILLNTSVEKVTQVGEEVHISFGDTLVIAKKVVVCAGAWTRKLLGAPLDKILTVTRQTIHWYAADDYSLYTPDKYPAFIWFVTDKLEDYFTGFPCTNPEEGVKMVASRDAPDFDHEGMNPKAEIEESEYFYNRHVRDSILGVKETIKNNATCIYTNTPDNGFIIDTLPTMDNVVVVSACSGHGFKHSAGIGEAVAQWVCEGQSRTDLSAFSLKRFL; translated from the coding sequence ATGACAAATGCGCTAATGACTTTAAGAAAAGAGGTTGTCGTTATCGGCCTGGGCGCTATGGGCGCAGCAGCACTGTACCAGTTGGCAAAATATGGATCAGATGTGCTGGGTATTGATCGCTATACTCCACCGCACTCGATGGGATCCAGTCATGGAGCCAGTCGGGTTACACGAGAGGCTGTTGGAGAGGGCCCGGCTTACGTTCCTCTGGTACGAAGGACACATGCCATTGCCCAGGAACTGGAAGAGAAGTATGGACGGCCGATACTGATTAAGTCAGGAACACTCATTATTGGTTCCCCAATGCAGGGTAATACTCCGTTGCATGGCGCTGATGATTTCCTTGCTGCCAGCATAGAAATGGCAGAAAAGTTCGACATTAAACATGAGCTGCTTGATGCTGCTGAGATAAAGGCGCGCTTTCCTCAGTTCCTTAAAATTAAAGATACTGACAGAGGGTATTTCGAGCCTGACTCCGGTTATTTAATCCCTGAGACACTCATTGATGTACAGCTCAAAGCGGCGGAAGAATACGGTGCAGAGATTCTACTGAATACTTCGGTGGAGAAAGTCACGCAGGTGGGTGAGGAAGTACACATATCTTTTGGTGATACTCTGGTCATTGCCAAAAAAGTGGTTGTGTGTGCAGGAGCATGGACTCGTAAATTACTGGGGGCTCCGTTAGATAAAATACTGACCGTTACGCGACAGACAATTCATTGGTATGCCGCTGACGATTACTCATTATACACACCGGATAAATATCCCGCTTTTATTTGGTTCGTTACTGATAAACTTGAAGACTATTTTACTGGCTTTCCCTGCACCAATCCTGAGGAAGGCGTAAAAATGGTCGCCAGCAGAGATGCACCAGATTTCGATCACGAAGGAATGAACCCGAAAGCAGAGATTGAGGAGTCTGAATATTTCTACAATCGGCATGTCAGAGACAGCATTTTAGGTGTTAAAGAAACCATTAAGAACAATGCAACCTGTATTTATACAAACACGCCAGATAATGGGTTTATTATTGATACCTTGCCCACAATGGATAACGTTGTTGTAGTTTCTGCTTGTTCAGGACATGGATTCAAACATTCGGCAGGTATTGGCGAAGCTGTGGCACAATGGGTCTGCGAAGGTCAGAGCCGGACAGATCTTTCAGCATTCAGTCTGAAACGATTCTTATAA